Proteins encoded within one genomic window of Citrobacter amalonaticus Y19:
- the aroK gene encoding shikimate kinase AroK, with the protein MAEKRNIFLVGPMGAGKSTIGRQLAQQLNMEFYDSDQEIEKRTGADVGWVFDVEGEDGFRDREEKVINELTEKQGIVLATGGGSVKSRETRNRLSARGVVVYLETTIEKQLARTQRDKKRPLLQVEAPPREVLEALADERNPLYEEIADVTIRTDDQSAKVVANQIIHMLESN; encoded by the coding sequence ATGGCAGAGAAACGCAATATCTTTCTGGTTGGGCCTATGGGTGCCGGAAAAAGCACTATTGGGCGCCAGTTAGCTCAACAACTCAATATGGAATTTTACGATTCTGATCAAGAGATTGAGAAACGAACCGGAGCTGATGTGGGCTGGGTCTTCGACGTAGAAGGTGAAGACGGCTTCCGCGATCGTGAAGAGAAAGTCATCAACGAATTGACGGAAAAACAGGGTATTGTGCTGGCTACCGGCGGTGGCTCTGTAAAATCGCGTGAAACCCGTAATCGTCTTTCCGCGCGTGGCGTCGTGGTGTATCTCGAAACGACCATCGAAAAACAACTTGCGCGTACACAGCGCGATAAAAAACGTCCGCTGTTGCAGGTAGAAGCACCGCCTCGTGAAGTTCTGGAAGCGTTGGCCGACGAACGCAATCCGCTGTATGAAGAGATTGCCGACGTAACCATTCGTACCGATGATCAGAGCGCCAAAGTCGTTGCAAACCAGATTATTCATATGCTGGAAAGCAACTGA
- the hofQ gene encoding DNA uptake porin HofQ: MKQWILVALIAVLQSALAGKTQNVTLVVDDVPVTQVLQALAEQERKNLVVSPDVSGVVSLHLTDVPWKLALQTVVKSAGLVLRQEGSVLHVHSESWQSEEAARQEAEIARRQANLPLESRHIALHYADATELAKAGGKLLSAKGSLTVDKRTNRLLVRDNPPTLALMEQWVAQMDLPIEQVELAAHIVTINEKSLRELGVKWTLADATKTGAVGQVTTIASDLSVANATTRIGFNIGRINGRLLDLELSALEQQQQLDIIASPRLLASHLQPASIKQGSEIPYQVSSGESGATSVEFKEAVLGMEVTPTVLPKGRIRLKLRISQNMPGQVLQQADGEVLAIDKQEIETQVEVKSGETLALGGIFSNKNKTGKDSIPLLGDIPWFGQLFRHDGKESERRELVVFITPRLVSTE, from the coding sequence ATGAAGCAATGGATACTGGTGGCGTTGATAGCCGTCCTGCAGTCGGCTCTGGCCGGAAAAACGCAGAACGTGACGCTGGTGGTGGATGACGTTCCCGTCACGCAGGTACTTCAGGCGCTGGCCGAACAGGAGCGGAAAAACCTCGTGGTATCGCCAGACGTCAGCGGCGTGGTGTCACTGCATCTGACAGACGTCCCGTGGAAACTAGCGCTCCAGACGGTGGTGAAGAGCGCCGGACTGGTACTGCGTCAGGAAGGCTCGGTTTTGCATGTGCATTCCGAGAGCTGGCAGAGCGAAGAGGCGGCGCGGCAGGAGGCGGAGATCGCACGACGTCAGGCGAATTTACCGCTGGAAAGTCGGCACATTGCCCTGCATTACGCCGATGCCACTGAACTGGCGAAAGCGGGGGGCAAACTGTTGAGTGCCAAAGGCAGTCTTACGGTGGATAAGCGTACTAACCGGTTGCTGGTCAGGGACAACCCGCCGACGCTGGCACTGATGGAACAGTGGGTGGCGCAAATGGACCTCCCGATAGAACAGGTTGAGCTGGCGGCGCATATCGTGACCATTAATGAAAAAAGCCTGCGTGAGCTGGGGGTGAAATGGACGCTGGCAGATGCAACGAAGACCGGTGCCGTGGGACAAGTGACGACGATAGCCAGCGATCTCTCGGTTGCAAATGCCACCACCCGCATCGGGTTTAATATTGGTCGTATTAATGGTCGGCTGCTGGATCTGGAACTGTCCGCGCTGGAGCAACAGCAGCAGCTCGACATTATCGCCAGCCCGCGTCTGCTGGCTTCCCATCTACAGCCTGCGAGTATCAAGCAGGGGAGTGAGATCCCCTATCAGGTTTCCAGCGGCGAAAGCGGCGCAACGTCGGTTGAATTTAAAGAAGCCGTACTTGGGATGGAAGTCACCCCGACGGTTTTACCGAAGGGGCGGATCCGCCTGAAGTTGCGCATCAGCCAGAACATGCCGGGGCAGGTGCTGCAACAGGCAGACGGTGAAGTACTGGCAATCGATAAGCAGGAGATTGAAACACAGGTCGAGGTGAAAAGCGGAGAGACGCTGGCGCTGGGCGGCATTTTTTCAAACAAGAATAAAACCGGTAAAGACAGTATTCCGCTGTTAGGTGACATCCCCTGGTTTGGACAACTCTTTCGTCATGACGGGAAAGAAAGTGAGCGTCGCGAGCTGGTGGTATTTATTACGCCCAGATTGGTCTCGACAGAATGA
- a CDS encoding HofP DNA utilization family protein, whose translation MRVRDGLLVAFSLLMLTGMRDPFRQPDDRCHGAELAQWRYQGMVSRGERNIGLLQDGQHRWWRVEHHEVLDNGWTVVQLTALTLTVSTGKECDPPQWQWQRQGEVNEAMDTGGVDSRPAVGSGRKNAERDAGGG comes from the coding sequence ATGAGGGTTAGGGACGGGCTGCTGGTGGCCTTTTCATTGCTGATGCTGACCGGCATGCGCGATCCATTTCGCCAACCAGACGATCGTTGTCATGGCGCAGAACTGGCCCAATGGCGATATCAGGGGATGGTGAGCCGGGGTGAGCGCAACATTGGCCTGTTGCAGGACGGGCAGCACCGCTGGTGGCGTGTCGAGCATCATGAAGTTCTGGATAACGGCTGGACAGTCGTGCAACTCACCGCCCTAACGTTGACTGTGAGCACGGGTAAAGAGTGTGACCCGCCCCAGTGGCAGTGGCAAAGACAAGGAGAGGTTAATGAAGCAATGGATACTGGTGGCGTTGATAGCCGTCCTGCAGTCGGCTCTGGCCGGAAAAACGCAGAACGTGACGCTGGTGGTGGATGA
- a CDS encoding PilN domain-containing protein: MQSPVNFLPWRQQRRGACLRLWSGLFSASAAIALALMLSGYAVRSMDGRVNGVLLRAEQKLATALTTVKPRLEVRQRQAQQTIQRDRLREQTRRWQSALENLALSLPAQVWLTSMDYQQSTLALSGKALTFSALSALETTLRDSPVFEINHTGATLRDAQGYWQFQYRLKWREVHDHSL; this comes from the coding sequence ATGCAATCCCCTGTCAATTTTTTGCCCTGGCGACAACAGCGACGTGGTGCCTGTCTGCGTTTGTGGAGCGGGCTGTTCAGCGCATCCGCAGCGATTGCGCTGGCGCTAATGCTGAGCGGATACGCCGTTCGCAGCATGGACGGGCGGGTGAATGGGGTCTTACTACGTGCGGAGCAGAAACTCGCCACAGCACTGACGACCGTGAAGCCCCGGCTAGAGGTGCGTCAACGTCAGGCGCAGCAGACCATTCAACGAGACAGATTGCGAGAGCAGACCCGTCGCTGGCAGTCGGCGCTGGAAAACCTTGCGTTAAGCTTACCCGCGCAGGTCTGGCTGACCAGCATGGACTACCAGCAGAGCACGCTGGCGCTCAGCGGAAAAGCGCTCACCTTTTCTGCGCTCAGTGCGCTGGAAACCACCCTGCGCGACTCGCCGGTGTTTGAGATAAACCACACCGGTGCCACCCTGCGTGATGCGCAGGGGTACTGGCAGTTTCAGTACCGGCTGAAATGGAGAGAAGTGCATGACCATTCTCTTTGA
- the mrcA gene encoding peptidoglycan glycosyltransferase/peptidoglycan DD-transpeptidase MrcA: MKFVKYLLILAVCCILLGAGSIYGLYRYIEPQLPDVATLKDVRLQIPMQVYSADGELIAQYGEKRRIPVTLSQIPPEMVKAFIATEDSRFYEHHGVDPVGIFRAASVALFSGHASQGASTITQQLARNFFLSPERTLMRKIKEVFLAIRIEQLLSKDEILELYLNKIYLGYRAYGVGAAAQVYFGKSVDQLDLGEIAVIAGLPKAPSTFNPLYSMDRAIARRNVVLSRMLSEGYITQAQYDQARNEPIDANYHAPEIAFSAPYLSEMVRQEMYSRYGENAYEDGYRIYTTITRKVQQAAQQAVRNNVLDYDMRHGYRGPANVLWKVGETAWDSKKITDTLKALPTYGPLLPAVITSANPQEATATLADGTSVSLRMDGIRWARPYRSDTQQGPTPRKVTDAVQTGQQIWVRKMGDAWWLAQVPDVNSALVSINPKNGAVLALVGGFDFNQSKFNRATQALRQVGSNIKPFLYTAAMDKGLTLASMLNDVPISRWDAGAGSDWRPKNSPPQYAGPIRLRQGLGESKNVVMVRAMRAMGVDYAAEYLQRFGFPAQNIVHTESLALGSASFTPLQVARGYAVMSNGGFLVDPYFISKIETDQNGVIFEAKPKIACPECDIPVIYGDTQKSNVLENSNVEDVAISGEQQNAAVPMPKLEQANQALVAQTGAQEYAPHVINTPLAFLIKSALNTNIFGESGWMGTGWRAGRDLNRHDIGGKTGTTNSSKDAWFSGYGPGVVTSVWIGFDDHRRDLGRTTASGAIKDQISGYEGGAKSAQPAWDAYMKAVLEGVPEEPLTPPPGIVTVNIDRSTGQLANGGNSRAEYFIEGTQPTQQAVHEVGTAIIDGGETHELF, translated from the coding sequence GTGAAGTTCGTAAAGTATTTATTGATCCTTGCAGTATGTTGCATCCTGCTGGGAGCAGGCTCGATTTATGGCCTCTATCGCTATATTGAGCCACAGTTACCTGACGTCGCGACGCTTAAAGATGTGCGTTTGCAGATCCCGATGCAGGTTTACAGCGCAGATGGCGAGCTCATCGCGCAATATGGTGAGAAACGTCGTATTCCGGTGACGCTCAGTCAGATCCCGCCGGAAATGGTTAAAGCCTTTATCGCCACAGAAGACAGTCGCTTCTATGAGCACCACGGCGTTGATCCGGTGGGGATCTTCCGTGCGGCCAGCGTCGCGCTGTTCTCCGGCCACGCCTCTCAGGGCGCGAGTACCATCACGCAGCAGCTTGCGAGAAACTTCTTCCTCAGCCCCGAACGCACGCTGATGCGTAAGATTAAGGAAGTGTTCCTGGCGATCCGCATTGAGCAACTGCTGAGCAAAGATGAGATCCTCGAACTCTACCTGAACAAGATCTATCTCGGTTACCGCGCCTATGGCGTCGGAGCGGCGGCACAGGTCTATTTCGGTAAATCCGTCGACCAGCTTGATCTGGGTGAGATCGCGGTGATTGCCGGGCTGCCGAAAGCGCCGTCCACCTTTAACCCGCTCTATTCGATGGACCGTGCGATCGCACGCCGCAACGTGGTGCTGTCGCGTATGCTGAGCGAAGGGTATATCACCCAGGCGCAGTATGATCAGGCGCGTAATGAGCCGATCGACGCCAACTATCATGCGCCAGAAATCGCCTTCTCCGCCCCGTATCTGTCAGAGATGGTGCGTCAGGAGATGTACAGCCGTTACGGCGAAAACGCCTATGAAGACGGTTATCGCATTTACACCACCATTACCCGCAAAGTGCAGCAGGCTGCGCAACAGGCGGTACGTAATAACGTGCTGGACTACGACATGCGCCACGGCTATCGCGGCCCGGCCAATGTGCTGTGGAAAGTGGGTGAAACCGCGTGGGACAGTAAGAAAATCACCGATACGCTGAAAGCGCTGCCAACCTACGGGCCGCTGTTGCCTGCGGTGATCACCAGTGCTAATCCGCAGGAAGCGACGGCGACGCTGGCAGATGGCACGTCGGTCTCTCTGCGAATGGATGGCATTCGTTGGGCGCGTCCTTATCGCTCAGATACCCAGCAGGGTCCGACGCCGCGTAAAGTGACTGACGCGGTACAGACCGGTCAGCAGATCTGGGTACGGAAGATGGGCGACGCCTGGTGGCTGGCGCAGGTCCCGGATGTGAACTCCGCGCTGGTCTCTATCAATCCGAAAAACGGGGCCGTGCTGGCGCTGGTCGGCGGCTTTGACTTTAATCAGAGCAAGTTCAACCGTGCCACCCAGGCACTGCGTCAGGTCGGTTCTAACATTAAGCCGTTCCTCTACACCGCCGCGATGGATAAAGGTCTGACGCTGGCGAGCATGCTGAACGACGTGCCCATCTCCCGCTGGGATGCCGGTGCCGGTTCCGACTGGCGTCCGAAGAACTCGCCACCGCAGTACGCCGGTCCGATTCGTTTACGTCAGGGGCTGGGTGAATCGAAAAACGTGGTGATGGTACGCGCCATGCGAGCAATGGGCGTGGACTACGCGGCGGAATATCTGCAACGTTTCGGCTTCCCGGCACAAAACATTGTGCACACCGAATCCCTGGCGCTGGGCTCCGCGTCCTTTACCCCGTTACAGGTGGCGCGCGGTTATGCGGTGATGTCGAACGGTGGCTTCCTGGTCGACCCGTATTTCATCAGCAAGATTGAAACAGACCAGAACGGCGTGATTTTCGAAGCGAAGCCGAAGATTGCCTGTCCGGAATGCGATATCCCGGTGATTTACGGTGATACGCAGAAATCCAACGTTCTGGAAAACAGCAATGTGGAAGATGTCGCCATTTCTGGTGAACAGCAAAACGCTGCCGTGCCAATGCCCAAACTGGAGCAGGCAAATCAGGCGTTAGTGGCACAAACCGGGGCGCAAGAGTATGCACCGCATGTGATCAACACGCCGCTGGCCTTCCTGATTAAAAGCGCGTTGAACACCAACATTTTCGGCGAATCCGGCTGGATGGGCACCGGTTGGCGTGCGGGTCGCGATCTGAATCGACATGATATCGGCGGAAAAACCGGAACGACCAACAGCTCGAAAGACGCCTGGTTCTCCGGCTACGGTCCGGGGGTAGTCACCTCCGTGTGGATTGGGTTTGACGATCACCGCCGTGATCTGGGACGCACCACCGCCTCTGGCGCGATCAAAGATCAGATCTCCGGCTACGAAGGCGGCGCGAAGAGTGCGCAACCCGCATGGGATGCCTACATGAAAGCGGTGCTGGAAGGGGTTCCTGAAGAGCCGCTGACACCGCCACCGGGTATCGTCACGGTCAATATCGATCGCAGTACCGGGCAACTGGCGAATGGCGGTAACAGCCGTGCAGAATATTTCATCGAAGGCACCCAGCCGACACAGCAGGCGGTGCATGAGGTGGGGACGGCCATCATTGACGGTGGCGAGACACACGAACTGTTCTAA
- the nudE gene encoding ADP compounds hydrolase NudE codes for MSKSLQKPTILNVETVAQSRLFSVESVDLEFSNGVRRVYERMRPSTREAVMIVPIVDGNLILIREYAVGTESYELGFSKGLIDPGESVFEAANRELKEEVGFGANDLTFLKKLSMAPSYFSSKMNIVVAEDLYPESLEGDEPEPLPQVRWPLAHLMDLLEDPDFTEARNVSALFLVREWLKGQGRL; via the coding sequence ATGAGCAAATCATTACAAAAACCCACCATTCTGAACGTCGAAACGGTCGCGCAGTCGCGGCTATTTAGTGTTGAAAGCGTGGACCTCGAATTCAGCAACGGCGTGCGTCGCGTCTATGAGCGGATGCGTCCCTCTACCCGTGAAGCGGTAATGATTGTGCCGATTGTCGACGGTAATCTGATCCTGATTCGTGAATACGCAGTGGGAACGGAGTCCTATGAGCTGGGCTTTTCCAAAGGGTTGATCGACCCCGGCGAAAGCGTGTTTGAAGCGGCGAACCGGGAACTGAAAGAAGAGGTCGGCTTTGGGGCAAACGATCTGACCTTTTTGAAAAAACTCAGCATGGCGCCGTCTTACTTCTCCAGCAAGATGAATATTGTGGTGGCTGAAGATCTTTATCCCGAGTCGCTGGAAGGCGATGAGCCAGAGCCGCTGCCACAGGTGCGCTGGCCGCTGGCGCATCTGATGGATTTGCTGGAAGACCCCGATTTCACCGAAGCGCGAAACGTGAGCGCATTGTTCCTCGTGCGTGAATGGTTGAAAGGGCAGGGACGGTTGTAG
- the igaA gene encoding intracellular growth attenuator protein IgaA — MSTIVIFLAALLVCSLLTWWRLNVRARRRKLPWTTAFSEAATRKLTPEERSAVENYLESLSQIQRVPGPTGASAAPVSLTLNAESNSVIILTHSITRYGITTDDPNKWRYYLDSVEVHLPPFWEQYINDENSVELIHTDTLPLVISLNGHSLQEYMQEARGYALQPTTSTQASIRGEESEQIELLNIRQETHEEYALSRPAGFREALLIVAAFLLFFFCLVTPDVFVPWMVGGAVLLLAAGLWGLFAPPSKTALREIHCLRGTPRRWGLFGENDQEQINNISLGIIDLVYPTHWQPYIAQDLGQQTDIDIYLDRHVVRQGRFLSLHDEVRNFPLQHWVRSTIIAGGSLLVLVMLLFWIPLDMPIKFTLSWMKGAQTIEATSVKQLEQSGVRVGDTLNLRGTGMCNIHAQGTWSAQTSSPFMPFDCSQIIWNDAPALPLPESDLVNKATALSQAVNRQLHPKPEEDSRVSAALRSAIQKSGMVLLDDFGDIVLKTADLCAAEDECVRLKNALVNLGNSKDWSALVKRANAGKLDGVNVLLRPVSAESLDNLVTTSTAPFITRETARAAQSLNSPAPGGFLIVSDEGSDLVDQPWPTVSLYDYPAQEQWSAFQRLAQMLMNTPFSAEGIVTNIYTDANGTQHIGLHRIPDRSGLWRYLGTTLLMLTMLACALYNGVQAFRRYQRHRTRLMEIQQYYESCLNPKLISSPESLI; from the coding sequence ATGAGCACCATTGTGATTTTTTTAGCGGCGTTGCTGGTCTGCTCATTGCTGACCTGGTGGCGACTTAACGTCCGGGCCAGACGGCGTAAACTGCCGTGGACGACCGCGTTCTCAGAGGCGGCGACGCGCAAGCTCACGCCGGAAGAGCGCAGCGCCGTTGAAAATTATCTTGAAAGCCTGAGTCAAATCCAGCGGGTGCCCGGTCCGACGGGTGCCAGCGCGGCACCGGTTTCCCTGACGCTGAATGCTGAAAGCAATAGCGTCATCATTCTGACCCACTCAATCACTCGCTACGGCATCACCACAGACGATCCGAATAAGTGGCGCTACTACCTCGATTCCGTTGAGGTTCACCTGCCGCCATTCTGGGAACAGTACATTAATGATGAAAACAGCGTTGAACTGATCCACACCGACACGCTGCCGCTGGTGATCTCACTGAATGGTCACTCCCTGCAAGAGTATATGCAGGAGGCGCGCGGTTACGCGCTGCAGCCTACCACGTCCACACAGGCGTCGATTCGCGGTGAAGAAAGCGAGCAGATTGAGCTGTTGAATATTCGTCAGGAGACGCATGAAGAGTATGCGCTCAGTCGCCCGGCCGGTTTTCGCGAAGCGCTGCTGATCGTCGCCGCCTTCCTGTTGTTCTTTTTCTGTCTGGTGACGCCGGACGTCTTTGTACCGTGGATGGTGGGTGGAGCCGTGCTGTTGCTGGCAGCAGGATTGTGGGGGCTATTCGCTCCGCCGTCGAAAACGGCGCTGCGTGAAATTCACTGTCTGCGTGGAACGCCGCGCCGCTGGGGACTGTTTGGCGAAAATGACCAGGAGCAGATAAACAATATCTCGCTGGGGATTATCGACCTGGTTTATCCCACTCACTGGCAGCCTTACATCGCGCAGGATCTCGGTCAGCAAACGGATATTGATATTTATCTCGATCGCCACGTTGTGCGTCAGGGACGGTTTTTATCCCTGCATGACGAGGTGAGAAACTTCCCGCTGCAACACTGGGTGCGCAGCACGATTATCGCCGGAGGTTCACTGCTGGTGCTGGTCATGCTGCTGTTCTGGATCCCGCTCGATATGCCGATTAAGTTCACGCTGTCGTGGATGAAGGGCGCACAAACCATCGAAGCGACCAGCGTAAAACAGCTCGAACAATCAGGTGTACGCGTCGGCGACACGCTGAACCTTCGCGGTACGGGCATGTGTAATATTCATGCGCAGGGCACCTGGAGCGCACAAACCAGTTCACCGTTTATGCCGTTTGACTGCTCGCAAATCATCTGGAATGACGCCCCCGCGCTGCCGTTGCCGGAATCCGATCTGGTGAACAAAGCCACCGCGCTCTCGCAGGCCGTTAACCGTCAGTTGCATCCAAAGCCGGAAGAGGACTCCCGCGTCAGTGCCGCCTTGCGTTCCGCCATTCAGAAGTCTGGCATGGTGTTGTTAGATGACTTTGGCGATATCGTCCTGAAAACTGCTGATTTGTGCGCGGCAGAAGATGAATGCGTACGCCTCAAAAATGCGCTGGTCAACCTGGGGAACAGCAAAGACTGGAGTGCGCTGGTGAAACGTGCCAACGCAGGCAAACTGGACGGCGTTAACGTTCTGCTGCGTCCTGTCAGCGCAGAATCGCTCGACAATCTGGTCACCACCTCGACCGCGCCCTTTATTACCCGCGAAACGGCCCGCGCCGCCCAGTCGTTGAACAGCCCCGCCCCCGGTGGATTCCTGATCGTCAGCGATGAAGGCAGCGATCTGGTCGATCAACCCTGGCCGACCGTATCGCTGTATGACTACCCGGCGCAGGAGCAGTGGAGTGCCTTCCAGCGACTGGCGCAAATGTTGATGAACACGCCGTTTAGCGCCGAAGGGATTGTTACCAATATTTATACTGACGCCAATGGCACACAGCATATCGGCCTGCATCGCATTCCCGATCGTTCCGGTTTGTGGCGTTACCTCGGCACCACGCTGCTGATGCTGACGATGCTGGCCTGCGCACTCTATAATGGCGTACAGGCCTTCCGCCGCTATCAGCGCCATCGCACCCGTCTGATGGAGATTCAGCAGTACTATGAAAGCTGCCTGAATCCGAAGCTCATCAGCTCTCCGGAAAGCCTCATCTGA
- the yrfG gene encoding GMP/IMP nucleotidase: MHIDIAWQNVDTVLLDMDGTLLDLAFDNYFWQKLVPETYGAQNGISPQEAQDRIRQEYHAVQHTLNWYCLDYWSDRLGLDICAMTTAMGPRAVLRDDTVPFLDALKACGKRRILLTNAHPHNLAVKLEHTGLASHLDLLLSTHTFGYPKEDQRLWRAVAEETGMRAEKTLFIDDSEPILDAAAKFGIRYCLGVTNPDSGVAEKQYARHPSLNDYRRLIPSLM, from the coding sequence ATGCATATTGATATTGCCTGGCAGAACGTGGATACCGTTCTGTTAGACATGGACGGCACGCTGCTCGATCTGGCGTTTGATAACTACTTCTGGCAAAAACTGGTGCCTGAAACCTATGGGGCACAGAACGGGATCTCACCACAGGAAGCGCAGGATCGTATCCGTCAGGAATATCATGCCGTGCAGCATACGCTAAACTGGTACTGTCTTGATTACTGGAGCGATCGTCTGGGTCTGGATATCTGCGCGATGACCACGGCAATGGGGCCGCGTGCCGTGTTGCGTGATGATACGGTCCCCTTTTTAGATGCGCTAAAAGCCTGCGGCAAGCGGCGGATTCTGCTCACTAACGCGCATCCGCATAATCTGGCCGTGAAGCTGGAGCATACCGGTCTGGCCTCGCACCTTGATTTATTACTTTCTACCCACACATTTGGATATCCCAAAGAGGATCAGCGGTTATGGCGCGCCGTGGCGGAAGAGACGGGAATGCGTGCAGAGAAAACGCTGTTTATCGACGACAGCGAACCCATTCTCGACGCTGCCGCGAAGTTTGGTATTCGTTATTGCCTCGGCGTGACTAACCCCGACTCTGGCGTTGCGGAAAAACAGTATGCGCGCCATCCGTCACTGAATGACTACCGTCGACTGATCCCCTCACTGATGTGA
- the hslR gene encoding ribosome-associated heat shock protein Hsp15 produces MKEKPSVEVRLDKWLWAARFYKTRALAREMVDGGKVHYNGQRSKPSKIVELNATLTLRQGNDERTVVIKAITEQRRPASEAVTLYEETTESVAKREKMALARKLNALTMPHPDRRPDKKERRDLLRFKHGDSE; encoded by the coding sequence ATGAAAGAGAAGCCCTCTGTTGAGGTCAGACTGGATAAATGGCTGTGGGCTGCGCGGTTTTATAAAACCCGCGCGCTGGCCCGCGAAATGGTGGACGGCGGAAAAGTTCACTACAACGGACAGCGCAGCAAGCCGAGCAAGATCGTCGAACTGAACGCCACGCTAACGCTGCGTCAGGGCAATGACGAGCGCACGGTGGTGATCAAAGCGATCACCGAGCAGCGTCGCCCGGCCAGCGAAGCCGTCACTCTCTATGAAGAGACGACGGAAAGCGTAGCAAAACGCGAAAAAATGGCGCTGGCACGTAAGCTTAACGCCCTGACCATGCCGCACCCGGACAGGCGACCGGACAAAAAAGAACGCCGCGACCTGTTACGATTTAAACACGGCGACAGTGAGTAA
- the hslO gene encoding Hsp33 family molecular chaperone HslO, protein MPQHDQLHRYLFENFAVRGELVTVSETLQQILENHTYPQPVKTVLAELLVATSLLTATLKFAGDITVQLQGDGPLSLAVINGNNNQQMRGVARVQGEIPEDADLKTLVGNGYLVITITPEEGERYQGVVGLEGDTLAACLEDYFMRSEQLPTRLFIRTGEVDGKAAAGGMLLQVMPAQDAQTDDFTHLATLTETIKSEELLTLPANEVLWRLYHEEEVTLYDPQDVEFKCTCSRERCAGALKTLPDEEVDSILAEEGEIDMHCDYCGSHYLFNAMDIAEIRNNASPADPQVH, encoded by the coding sequence ATGCCGCAACATGACCAATTACACCGCTATCTGTTTGAAAACTTTGCCGTGCGCGGCGAGCTGGTAACCGTATCGGAAACCCTGCAACAGATCCTCGAAAACCATACGTATCCGCAGCCCGTGAAAACCGTGCTGGCTGAGTTGCTGGTCGCCACCAGCCTGCTCACGGCGACGCTGAAGTTCGCCGGTGACATTACCGTTCAGCTCCAGGGTGATGGTCCGCTGAGCCTTGCGGTGATCAACGGCAACAACAATCAGCAGATGCGCGGCGTGGCGCGTGTTCAGGGCGAGATCCCGGAAGATGCAGACCTGAAAACTCTGGTCGGTAATGGTTATCTGGTGATTACCATTACGCCGGAAGAAGGCGAACGTTATCAGGGCGTTGTCGGACTGGAAGGCGATACGCTGGCGGCATGTCTGGAAGATTACTTCATGCGTTCAGAGCAGTTACCGACCCGTCTGTTCATTCGTACTGGCGAAGTCGACGGGAAAGCCGCTGCGGGCGGGATGCTGCTGCAGGTGATGCCGGCACAAGATGCGCAGACGGATGACTTTACTCATCTGGCCACGCTGACCGAAACCATCAAGTCTGAAGAGTTGCTGACCCTGCCAGCCAACGAGGTGCTGTGGCGTCTGTATCACGAAGAAGAGGTCACCCTGTACGATCCGCAGGACGTTGAGTTCAAATGCACCTGCTCACGCGAGCGCTGTGCCGGCGCGCTGAAAACGTTACCGGACGAAGAAGTGGACAGCATTCTGGCGGAAGAAGGCGAAATCGATATGCATTGCGACTACTGTGGGAGTCACTACCTGTTCAATGCCATGGATATTGCCGAGATCCGCAATAACGCCTCCCCTGCCGATCCGCAGGTTCACTGA